One window of Roseisolibacter agri genomic DNA carries:
- a CDS encoding cyanophycin synthetase family protein gives MTVGTAPSLAATARDQIRVTGLWTVAGLNYWARRPVTRLDLDVGRFDEVPSDEVEGFTARLVAALPALVEHECSVGRRGGFVERLERGTYAPHIIEHVGLALQNLAGDDVGYGRARGAERPGSYVVALAHRHAAVGRAAALQATALVRAAFDGEPLDPDAAVAALRAGRALPDDPAPTAQVDVAVYASTHDGTHDGVRVTPARIVTRGLPYAAARTAVVLEAGTRGVPVGFRAPERLEQLLTVMVDGLAPGGRLVCPEDATALQDYARERGHPVAVFAPGEPLPSELAVRG, from the coding sequence GTGACCGTGGGCACGGCGCCGTCCCTCGCCGCCACGGCGCGCGACCAGATCCGGGTCACGGGCCTGTGGACGGTCGCGGGGCTGAACTACTGGGCGCGCCGTCCGGTGACGCGCCTCGACCTCGACGTCGGCCGGTTCGACGAGGTCCCGTCGGACGAGGTCGAGGGCTTCACGGCGCGGCTGGTGGCGGCGCTGCCCGCGCTGGTGGAGCACGAATGCTCGGTCGGGCGGCGCGGCGGCTTCGTCGAGCGGCTGGAGCGGGGCACGTACGCGCCGCACATCATCGAGCACGTCGGGCTCGCGCTCCAGAACCTGGCGGGCGACGACGTGGGCTACGGCCGCGCGCGCGGGGCGGAGCGGCCGGGGAGCTACGTCGTCGCGCTCGCGCACCGGCACGCGGCCGTGGGGCGCGCCGCGGCGCTGCAGGCGACGGCGCTGGTGCGCGCGGCGTTCGACGGCGAGCCGCTCGACCCCGACGCGGCGGTGGCGGCGCTGCGCGCCGGGCGCGCGCTCCCCGACGATCCCGCCCCGACGGCGCAGGTGGACGTCGCCGTCTATGCCAGCACCCACGACGGCACGCACGACGGCGTACGGGTCACGCCCGCGAGGATCGTCACGCGCGGCCTGCCGTACGCCGCGGCGCGGACGGCCGTGGTGCTGGAGGCGGGCACGCGCGGGGTGCCCGTCGGGTTCCGGGCGCCGGAGCGGCTGGAGCAGCTGCTCACCGTGATGGTGGACGGGCTGGCGCCGGGCGGGCGGCTGGTCTGTCCGGAGGACGCGACCGCGCTGCAGGACTACGCGCGGGAGCGGGGGCACCCGGTGGCCGTGTTCGCGCCGGGAGAGCCGCTCCCGTCCGAACTGGCCGTCCGCGGGTAA